TAACAAACTTGACAAGGAAGAATCCATGGATGTGGAGGCTTCCAGCATTAACAATAGCAGTAGCAGTTCCAAGAGTGTCAACAATAGTATTACAAGCAGTAACAGCTCCACAATGGGTACCTCAGCTGTAACAACCTCTCTACCTCACATAGGGGATCTGACAACATTAGGCAACTTTTCAGTGATAAATAGTAATGTAATAATTGAAAACCTTCAGAGTACTAAAGTGGCAGTAGCACAGTTCTCACAGGAAGCGAGATGTAACGGTGCGTCGAACAACAAGCTTGCTGTACCTGCCCTGATGGAGCAACTGTTGgctttacagcagcagcagatccaCCAGTTGCAACTGATTGAACAAATTCGTCACCAAATATTATTGTTGGCttcccaaaatacagacatGCCAACATCTTCTAGCCCGTCTCAAGGTACTTTACGAACATCTGCCAACCCCTTGTCCACATTAAGTTCCCATTTatcccagcagctggctgcagcagctggattAGCACAAAGCCTTGCTAGTCAATCTGCCAGCATCAGTGGTGTGAAACAGCTACCCCCTATACAGCTACCTCAGAGCAACCTTGGCAACACTATAATTCCATCCAGTAGTGGCTCTTCTCCAAATATTAACATACTGGCAGCAGCAGTTACAACACCGTCCTCAGAAAAAGTGGCTTCAAGTATTGGTGGCTCACAGCTCAGCAACCCACCAGTATCAGCATCATCTTCACCAGCTTTTGCAATAAGCAGTTTATTAAGTCCTGCATCTAATCCACTTCTACCTCAGCCCACCCCTAATAACTCTGTTTTCTCCAGTCCCTTGTCCAATATTGGAACACCTGCAGAGGATTTAAACTCCTTGACTGCCTTggcacagcaaagaaaaagcaagccaCCAAATGTAACTGCTTTCGAAGCGAAAAGTAATTCAGATGAGGCGTTCTTTAAGCATAAATGCAGGTTCTGTGCTAAAGTGTTTGGGAGTGACAGTGCCTTGCAGATTCATTTGCGTTCTCACACTGGTGAGAGGCCATTTAAATGCAACATATGTGGAAATAGGTTCTCCACAAAGGGAAACTTAAAAGTCCACTTTCAGCgtcataaagaaaaataccctCATATTCAGATGAATCCGTACCCAGTGCCAGAGCATTTGGACAATATTCCTACAAGCACGGGTATTCCTTACGGGATGTCTATACCACCAGAGAAACCTGTCACGAGCTGGCTGGACAGCAAGCCAGTCCTCTCCACCTTGACGACTTCTGTGGGGCTGCCACTCCCACCAACAATACCAAGCTTGACCCCGTTCATCAAAACTGAGGAACCTCAGCCGATTCCCATTAGCCATCCTTCTGCTAGCCCTCCCTGCTCTGTCAAGAGTGACTCGGGAACAGCTGACCCCACATCAAAAATCTCCAATGGACTTTCTGATGAGGTAGAGGCTGGTGCTTTGCCTACCTCAAatggcaaaacagaagaaaaccctCAAAACGCAAGCTCCGTCACTAACGTGAGCAGCTCTGTGAGCTCACCGGCAGCAGACTCGGGCTCCAGCAGCGTTGCCACTTTTACAAATCCACTGATGCCTCTAATGTCAGAGCAGTTTAAGGCAAAATTTCCATTTGGAGGACTATTGGATTCAACGCCAGCATCCGAAACATCGAAATTACAGCAACTGGTAGAAAACATAGATAAAAAGGCAACTGATCCTAATGAGTGTATCATTTGCCATCGAGTTCTCAGTTGCCAGAGCGCACTGAAAATGCATTATCGCACGCATACTGGTGAGAGGCCGtttaaatgtaaaatctgtGGTCGCGCTTTCACTACTAAAGGCAACTTAAAGACTCATTACAGTGTCCACCGTGCCATGCCCCCACTGAGAGTACAACATTCATGCCCAATCTGCCAGAAAAAATTCACCAATGCCgtagtgctgcagcagcataTCCGAATGCACATGGGAGGGCAGATCCCTAACACCCCGGTCACAGAAAACTATCCTGAGTCAATGGAATCCGATACGGGATCTTTTGATGATAAGAATTTTGATGATATAGACAACTTCTCAGATGAGAACATGGAAGACTGTCCTGACAGCAGTGTGCCAGATACACCTAAATCTGCAGACGCATCGCAAGACAGCTtgtcttcttcccctctgcccctGGAAATGTCAAGTATTGCTGCTTTAGAAAACCAGATGAAGATGATCAATGCAGGACTTGCTGAACAACTTCAGGCAAGCTTAAAGTCAGTTGAAAATGGGTCAGTGGAAGGGGATGTTTTGACTAACGATTCGTCATCGGTCGGCGGTGATATGGAAAGCCAAAGTGCTGGAAGCCCTGCTGTCTCAGAGTCTACCTCTTCCATGCAGGCCTTGTCCCCATCCAACAGCACTAATGATTACCACAAGTCACCAAGTATTGAAGATAAACCAGTAAGAGCTTTACCCAGCGAGTTTGCCAATGGTTTGTCTCCAACCCCTGCAAACAGTGGTGCTTTGGACTTGACATCTAGTAACACTGATAAAATGATTAAAGAAGAGTCTCTGAGTATGCTCTTTCCTTTCAGAGATAGAGGTAAATTTAAAAACACCGCATGTGACATTTGTGGCAAAACATTTGCTTGTCAGAGTGCCTTGGACATTCATTACAGAAGTCATACCAAAGAGAGACCATTTATTTGCACAGTTTGCAATCGTGGCTTTTCCACAAAGGGTAATTTGAAGCAACACATGTTGACACATCAAATGCGAGATCTACCATCACAACTTTTTGAGCCCAGCTCCAGTATCGGCCCTAATCAGAACTCTTCGGTTATGCCTGCTAATTCGCTGTCATCGCTCATAAAGACCGAGGTTAACGGCTTCATGCACGGCTCTCCTCAGGATAGCAAGGAGACACCCTCTGGTCTAGCTGCTGCAGGGCCgctctcctcctctgccacGTCCCCTGtcttgctgcctgctctccccagaAGAACCCCTAAACAGCACTACTGCAACACGTGTGggaaaactttttcttcctccagcgCTCTGCAGATCCACGAAAGGACGCACACTGGTGAGAAACCTTTTGCCTGCACTATATGTGGAAGAGCATTCACAACAAAAGGCAATCTGAAGgtactttttcctcttgctgttctTAGGTTTCATTTTGGCCTTGCTGGGGTTTTTGCAGTGTTCACATCTGTTAGAGTTGCAAGCAGTGGTACCTTTGGGTGTCTGTGGCCTGACAGCTGGAGTGTTTGTTTAGTCAGCCCTGGTGGTAGTACTAGATGGGCTCTTGTTGAGTGCTTGCACTGGCAGCAGGTCCGAAGCGTGATCTGTTTTTGATGCTTAATTAGAGTTCACCTACCAGCAAAGACCATCTATGTACAGTGTGAAACAGAACAGCCAAGTATtggtaagaaatattaattaatagaGAAATGCATTCAGTAACTCACACACCTCTTAAAGAAGTGAAAGGCTATCAaagatgttgtttttttgtaacTATCATGTAAAATGatgactgtttaaaaaaactATTAACATAATTCTGGAACTAATGGGCATTGCTTTAATTGATTATATAACTAACATTTCCTACTGATATGTGTTTGGAAAAGCAAATATACTTAAGTTTTAGAACACCAGTTGAGCACTTTACTGtgtacatttttctgttgacaGAGTATTTCTCTAGAGGTTGCTGCCAGTAATGTGAGATGAATAATTACTTTCAGGCCATTCTGTCTATACACGAGGCTCTCCGATGAGCAATCAGTAAAGGATACTTTCTGCCTCTCTGAAAGGACGTTTATAGGGTAAAGGGTGTCAAATACAATACTTACCACTGCAATGAAAGTGGATGTAGCAATTCTAGCCCCAAAAGCAGCTATCTGCAATTGGAAGAGTAACATGAAGTCATTATGAGctaaatatatgtaataaaaaatattaataattgaaaaaaagtaacaagCAATGTATTgttcagcaggaaaacagaatatTCTGGGTAATGGTGACGGGCTGATCCAAAAGCAGCTTATTTATTGTTTCAGATGGGAAATGAAGCCCTGGATCCAACTACTTTTAGTGCCCTTCATCACATAACAAGACCGGACATGTCTATGGACTGCTGCCTTCTCTGTGATGAAAATTAGTTTGAAATCCCTGCCAAccactattttttgtttgtttgttttcttctttctgtcttttcaggtTCACATGGGCACTCACATGTGGAACAGTACTCCTGCAAGACGAGGCAGACGACTTTCTGTAGATGGCCCCATGACATTTCTAGGAGGCAATCCTATAAAGTTCccagaaatgtttcagaaagatTTGGCTGCACGGTCAGGGAATGGAGACCCCTCCAGCTTCTGGAACCAGTACGCAGCCGCGCTCTCCAATGGCTTGGCCATGAAGACCAACGAGATCTCCGTCATCCAGAATGGCGGCATCCCACCGCCACCGGGGGGCCTGGGCAACGGGGGCAGCTCGCCCATCAGCGGCTTGACGGGAAGCCTGGAAAAGCTCCCGAATTCAGAACCCAACGCACCTCTAGCTGGTCTGGAGAAAATGGCAAGCAATGAAAATGGGACAAACTTCCGTTTTACACGTTTCGTGGAAGACAACAAAGAAATTGTAACAAATTAGAAAAAACTATAACATTCCTGAAATAGTGCAACCTAGGGTTGCTTTTTTCAAACTGCAAACTACAACAttgcaaagactttttttttgtaccatgTTCTACTTCTAGAGTTCTAAGAGAGCTTATTTATTAGTGATATAACCTTGCTTTGCAAACAAATGCAAGCATTAACTTTGGTCTCCTGTATTTTGAACTAAATACTAATCGACTAGAGTGCTGTAAAGTTGCTGTAACATTTATGGCAGTTGCAAGTCTGTTCTGCTAGGTGATCTTATTCTGGCATTAACTTATTTTCTATATCCAGTTTAACATGAACTCTGGTATTGATGCAATGCCTCAGTGATGCATTAGATCtctaataaaaatctgtatataAATGTACACTTTGATCCTGCTGGAAATTTTATCAGCACACacattgtttaatttttccaaacagaattaagaaaaagactgaaagaataTAGACTGAACAGTGTGGGTCCTTTACACAGCtcagtttttgatttttattataaaattaaaactgctttaatttttgtaggtttaacattttctgttttgaactgTTATTTGTATTGTGCTTTTTACTTGAGTTGTCTTAAATGTTAATACATTTCTGTACAGTAATAAGCACGCAGATTATTAGAGAAGATACTGAAGTGTTGTTTTGGTAGTTGAAACTGAGACGTAACATTTTGCCTTGTAGGTATATTCATTATAGAAAATGTGCTGGACTTTCACAATGCTGCTAAGTATAGCATCTTGAACAACTTCCGTGGACAACTGTAGATGCTCCTGTATATACAATAAGACAtcactttcattaaaatgtacataTGTTCCTTACAAGACCAAGCCCTACTCCTTGACCAAGGGAACAAGTAtagtgtttgtttattttgtattaggtatggggggggggcagggggaaccTTGGACTGTTACATGCACTTTCTTGGAaagttgaaaggaaaaagaggtcCAGTTTCTTTAACATTTAATACTTACTAACAGCAGAGATACTGTAATTTTACTCGAgtaatcaaatacattttttgcaaCAGATAAAATTTGCtgtctctgtgtttttaaagtgtACCTGTATTTAGTAATCATTTTGAATGTATTATTTAGCCTTTCCTTGGTTAACATGAACTGTCCAggttgtatgtgtgtgtttatatttgTAAGTATGGGTATACATATATGTACTGCATATTAATTGCTAGTATATTTTTCATACTCCCTAATAATGGGAACTTTCTCCTTAACTAATCAACTACGCCTTCTCATAAAATGGTagatatttgtcatttttcatttctttattaaaaaaaaaatgctgctagcAAAGACCTTATTGGGCCTAGGTAAGTTTCCTTTGAAGGGAATACTTTTTATCACATTTAAGGCTTGATTTGGTTCAAATGCTTTATAtttgatattaattttattatatgaGATTCTATGTTTGTGGCATGCTTACGCTGCTATATCTGTGTTAAGATGTCCACTTGCAAGCCTCCATGTATTATATGGAGTTTATAACttgattgtaaaaaaaaaaaaaaaaaaaaaaaaaaaaaaaatgctttggcCTTGCACATGATTTGGCTTCCCTTATGCATCTGCAATGATCGTTAACCTCAGTGGGAGTTTGGAGACAGAATCCAGCTTAGTATTTTCACCTTGTAGAGTTATATCTCCCtaacattattatttatgaaaaataaatcagcttgGCTGCCTTCAAATTAtagatgcttaaaaaaaaaaaaaaaaaaggaatgaccAATGTTATGTTCattgtgtatatacatatattttgtttacaaTTCCAAAATTCAGGTATTTTGCTTTGTGGGATTTCCTTTGATATCAGTATGTATGGGGGGAGTTGCCTGCCTTTTAGAAGTAATCTCCTtgctctccccccccctcccagtACCCTGAATTGCAATTGGGGCATAACAGAGGATTTAACACTGAAGTGATGGGGTGAGAAAAACTTTTCCTGAGGAATTTTACTATGATTATGAATACTTAGTAAAGTACAAACGCTGTAGCCTGAATACCTCTCGGACTCCACAACTTTAGAACGTTTTTCCCTGTGTGAACGCGACGGTTCCTCCGGTATACGATACGCGTTTCTGTTCGTGTGTAAGCTGTACGCTAGAGCCCGCCGGCTTGTCAATGTGAATATTTAAGAATTTCGAGTCACCGCTCGGTCTCAGAAAAAGGTAAATTAAACAGACTTTAATGCTTTTATCAACGCAATACTAACTAATTCTCCTTTGGAACCAAGCGTAGGTTTGCGCCCCTCGACTGGGGGCGGCCGTTGGGTGTGGCTGTTGGGAGCGACCGTTGGGGGTGACCGTTGGGGTTCGACCGTTGGGCGCGGCTGAGGTAACCCCCGCCCGCTGAGGGGAGGCGGGCGCCGCCCCGGGGAGCTCCCGCTCCTCGCCCCAGGTGAGGCGCCCTGGGGGGCGGCAGACCCCtcatctccctccctgcctgtcGGCGGGCGTTTCCTCAGGTCCTGGGGCAGCGGCGGGTTGCGAGGggcgaccccccccccccccgcccgggcCGCCTGATGGAGGAGACGGCGGGCGGCTTCTCCCCAGTTACTCCTGCCCGGGGGCAGCTGGCGCCGCTTCGTTTAGCTGCAGGCCTCCAAGGTGGGTGCGAGGAGGGCACCCTCCgtcccccagccctgtcccgGGGCCGTCAAGGAACCGAGAAGCTGGGAGGTACGGTGTGTgtgtcggggggggggggataattCATTCTGGGAAAGGAGGATGTTAAATTTCCCGTTATTTGacacggggctgggggaagtTCTCTCCACGAAGCCGCCCCCGGCAGGCGCACAAAGGTGCCCGCTTCGCCTCGATGTCTCCTGGTCACGGGCACGGCGTTAATCCTGTCAGGAATAgcgcttttcttttcctttacagtCCTGGTCGTGTGGCCGCGTTTTTCTCATTAGCAATaaaagtttttccttctttccttgctCCCTTCCCGCCCATCGCAATTTTATGatccattaaaataaagcacagagtcttttttttttttttttttttttttccatctcttcttttcctttcctaagcGCCAAAGATTGTTGAGCGCATTCATCTAATCAGCACGAGTAATTTTCCGCACCCAGAGACGTGATTTAGTTAAAAACGGGGCTGGTAGCGGGCACAACTTGCCCGGGCCGCCTGAGCTAAGCCTGGGGCTGAGGCTGCCGCTGGCAGCCCCCTTGTAGCCCCCTGGATCTGGGGGATGTCCCGGGAGAGGAGGCGGTGAGCCCCCAGGAGCGGCTGGCGGAGAGCAgccgccggccccgctgcgCTTCGCTTCCCCGGGCAccccggggagctgcgggcAGAGGGAGCGGAAGGCTGGGAGGGGTGTTGGGGGTGGGGGCTGGCCGAAGGGACCCAGCAGGCTGGAGAGAAAGTGCCTCTTCGGAGAGGCAGCAGCGAGGCTTCTCTATTGACGAAGTGGGGATGTGAGATGAAGGGGGGCAGCAAATTGCCTGGCTTATTTCACGTGCAGAGGATGCCCAAATCCAAATGCTTTTTGCCTGGGGAAAAGGTGGAGGGATTTCTGCTTTCCCCTGCGCCGGGATGTGATTTGAGACTTCTTCAGGGACAGGTTGCaagccctccctgctgcaggagtcCCCAAATCTCTTCCAccctatttgaaaaaaatatttgctgacCATCAAAACGCAACAGTTGCTGTTTGgtctgaccttttttttctggggagtGTACTTTTGCTTTTGGGAGTCCTCAAGTAGTGAGCTACCTGGTTGCATCTTTGCAGGAGGCCAGTTTTACTTGGCAAGTGAAGGTGTGACTatgtgtcttttatttttcccgTCTCCCTGCCAGACTGCAGtacttctcatttttatttatttatttatttatttattttaatcaaagtatCATTTTCTATCTGGTTTCCTTCCCTCATTAATATGCATTgacagaagttaaaataatgttttgcaaataaatgGGTGCAGTTAGTTATTCACACAAGCCAGAAGCAATGTTTTTTAGCTGTTGAGCTGAAATATAATGACTTACTTAAAGATTTAATGTACGATAAAATCTCATATATATACACCTATCTCTAGACACAAATGTTAAGGAGGAATAGAGGTTTGGAAATATCTGTCTTTAGGGAAGACCAGGAATAGTTGGAAAATGTGCACTTTCAGCTGAGAATAGAGTTCCAGATAGGTATGTTTATGTTCACTTTTCTGattttagtatttctgtttttttacaTATAGGCTATAGTTAATATCAGAACGGCAACCTGGAGCCAGTCCCTCTGCCACTACTGGCAATGGCCTAGCAGATGCCTATGAAATGGCAAGTGCACAGTGATTCTTCCTTGGGGAGATCTCCTCGTTCTAGAGACACGAGATACTGGGACTTCCTGAACTACGTGCAGTGACTGGAGTGCTTCACAAGTAAGTGGGTGCGAGCATGGCAATGATTGAAATTAAGTTTCAAGCACAAATCATATTATAGCTTTCTCCTACTATGAGtgtcttcagtttctgttttatcttcagtttttctttagatgtgtattttttttttaatcctcagtCTAAAGATCGTAAGAGTAAAAATCACTTAATGATATGGGAAGAGGAGCACTACAGGTGAGCAcaggagagggggaaagagaaatcTTTTAATGATCAAGTCCACTTAGCATTGAGGGAGCTGGTGAAAACTGAGGTGTTGAAGGCATCCTCTGCAATGCTGTGCATGGTGGCTGGGGCCATGGGCTTGTGTACAGATGACTACGTACAGTGTACCTGTGAGAACTACTGGAGAGTTGTAGAGTGAGGAAGTGATGACATCTTCCTTTCCATAGCAGTTAACTAATCTAACGCAAATTGCAGGCTCTTCTTAACTTTTGGAAGTTACTGTaacttttgaaaagcagtttccaTCTGGTTAGATGAATACCAAAAGCATCTCCATGCCTATGTCAGTTTCAATCATGAGTGTAAAAAAGGAAGGGCCTTACTGGAACCTTCTGCCCTGAAACTTCTGGTgtcatttccttctctgagaAAGAAGTCTCTCCATGTTAGCAGGCATTCACGACATCTATACAGACAGCTCCTTTGATCGGGGCAGTGCTGAAGTGCaaaggtctattttttttttttttatttaaaggttttaaaaatgcagcatcaCAATGTCAGGTGGGTGTAGCagaagccctgcagcacctggcaTCAGGTGGTGCAACACAAGCAGTATTTGGGATtgaatatggaaagaaaaaagtggagtGGTCAGGCACAACATCATAAATCTAGCCCCACTGgtcactgctttgtttttgatgcttttttttttttccatgaaaaatagtttgaaagCTGAGCCAACGAGAGTAACCAGATGAATAATGTTAAGACTTTCTTCAGACCAGTACGATTTTGATAATGAGCTTTCTTTAGCTGTGATTAATtctaaattttcttcctttcaatgGCATTTTAAAGTGACACTTAATACATAGTGAAGCCAACATTTGTTCCATGTGTACAGTAATTAAGGGGATAAACATCCTCAATGCTAAGTATGTGTTCATATGAACTTTTATCATTCTGTTGGCTAGAGAATCTAGCAAATAGTAAATTGTAGGGAGAGACATAAATGATTTCAAAGGTCTGTAGGCTTTAGTTGCCCAGACTGAATACCGAGTCCTGCTGGCAAGTTATGTCAGAGCTGCCGAGGAGGATGAGGCTGTTTGTGACGGTTAGCTTGGCCGTGGGGATCCCATAATACCAGCACACACCTTTGGTGCTGACAAGCCTAAATGAATTGTGTCCCCTGCTTAAGCCTGTTCAACCTGTTTTGGTTTCTAACACTGAGTGTCTGAGCACTGCACAAACGATTTCTCTAAAAGTGTCCAAGGTAGTTTAAGATGTAActatctttctctttccatccagaagattatttttgttccctGAGACCTTCACCCCTCCCTGCTTAAACGGGTGGAATAAATCATATAAACACTCTATTCATATTACTGCAAAaacagtgtgatttttttttttttccttttacttggTATATAAGGCTTTAAGATAGAAGTTGTGAACATGCCTGGTGCACTTGGGACAAATCTTAAGAAGAAGCTCTTATGAAACTGGAGGTAGAGCTGATGTGTCTGTGAGTCAGGGAGAAAAGAATTTGTAAAGCTACAACTTCTTTGAGACAGaatttaatgatattttacaTTCCAATCCAAGCCTCCTAAAGGGCCAACTGCCTAGAAAAGAGGCTTAGCTTAAAATGCCACTGAAGGCCATTTAAGACAGCGTGTCCAACTTTGCACTGAAGTGGAGGAAGAACACTCCATAATTTGTCCTGTTGTGACAGAGCATTAGCAGTAACAGCTTAAAACGCCAAGGCTATTTCTTCAGCCATCTCCTTACTGATGTTAGGTAGCTGCCTAGAGTCACTTGTCTTGCTTGACCTATACAGAACAGCAGACTGTGCTCCTATGTTCTCTCCTGGATTTGATGAAGTTATTAAACCAATTCTCTCTTTCCAAAGCTGTATGCATTCATGCTGGCATCCTCGATAAAGCTGggacacaaacaaaaaagcaaacaaaacagtcaCAATAGTATTCAATGCACTTAAACTTGgaggaaatgaaaatcaatatttgtcaaatggagggaaaaggtaaaaTGGACTGAGGAAAAATGTCTGGCTTTCTTAAAAGCCAttagtgaaaatgaaaagttgacAGCaatactgaaatttaatttaatgcatAGGTGCTgtttgaacagatttttttttctctccctccaccTCTATCCACTGACGCTTAGACTAGCTTGGTGCACACACTTTAATATTGATGCTGTTGAATTGAacttattacattttaattgtgCGTAGTTTGGAGCCTTGAAGCTTTATGTAAAGGTTTTGCCTGTGTTAAACCGTGAGGGCCTTATTTAGTAAGTGAAACTTCCATCTTCTGGGCATGTGTCACCTTGGGCAAGTTCTTCTAATCTATCGATATGCTCCATAAAATATTGCTAACAATAGTTCCTTACTTTTcgttttcatttattttaaatatttagataagAAATTGTTCAGAATAGTCTTTTACTGTATGTGCATACTACATAGGTGCTCATGGAACAGAAATGGTTATAAATATCTTATAAAACTAAGCATGTGGCATTGTAAAGGTCACatttattcagaagaaaaatgctggcaGCAGTTCTGTCCCCACAATGCCCCACAACTTCAAATTTCAGGGCTGTTCAATATTTTGCCATCTCAATTTACATAATACTCAATTTAAACCATCACaaagaaacatgatttttagAAAGTGCTGGGCCTGCTCTGACCAAAAATTAGGCTTTTTAAAAGTGTTGATACAAATTCACCTAAACTCAGTAATGTTCTGTGGAAACAAATGGCTGAAATCCCATGACAGAGGACAGTTACCAGCTGATGTGCTAGACTGACATAATGAGATTGTTCTTCTGTTAGCCCTATCTGGCAGCAGTTtgcaaaaaaagtgttttgtttgtttgtttgtttttaattattatttttatggctagtaaaaggaaagcaattattttgtcGTTTGAGTAGTCTTTGTGTGTGAGTGGGGCAACATGCTGACAGATCCCGATCTGTGATCCTGTAGCTGAAATGGCACATGCCTGTGGGGAGCTGTGTGCTCTTGGCCCGCCACAGAGGGCCAAACCCAGGCTGCTACATTTCCAGATTAGTTTT
This genomic window from Oxyura jamaicensis isolate SHBP4307 breed ruddy duck chromosome 11 unlocalized genomic scaffold, BPBGC_Ojam_1.0 oxy11_random_OJ106701, whole genome shotgun sequence contains:
- the LOC118157809 gene encoding sal-like protein 1 isoform X3; this encodes MSRRKQAKPQHFQSDPDLALLSQRNGDTEKGQANRTTKNKDAHVCGRCCAEFFELSDLLQHKKNCTKNQLVLIVNENPASPSETFPPSSPSDNPDEQMNDTVNNTDQVDCSDLSEHNKLDKEESMDVEASSINNSSSSSKSVNNSITSSNSSTMGTSAVTTSLPHIGDLTTLGNFSVINSNVIIENLQSTKVAVAQFSQEARCNGASNNKLAVPALMEQLLALQQQQIHQLQLIEQIRHQILLLASQNTDMPTSSSPSQGTLRTSANPLSTLSSHLSQQLAAAAGLAQSLASQSASISGVKQLPPIQLPQSNLGNTIIPSSSGSSPNINILAAAVTTPSSEKVASSIGGSQLSNPPVSASSSPAFAISSLLSPASNPLLPQPTPNNSVFSSPLSNIGTPAEDLNSLTALAQQRKSKPPNVTAFEAKSNSDEAFFKHKCRFCAKVFGSDSALQIHLRSHTGERPFKCNICGNRFSTKGNLKVHFQRHKEKYPHIQMNPYPVPEHLDNIPTSTGIPYGMSIPPEKPVTSWLDSKPVLSTLTTSVGLPLPPTIPSLTPFIKTEEPQPIPISHPSASPPCSVKSDSGTADPTSKISNGLSDEVEAGALPTSNGKTEENPQNASSVTNVSSSVSSPAADSGSSSVATFTNPLMPLMSEQFKAKFPFGGLLDSTPASETSKLQQLVENIDKKATDPNECIICHRVLSCQSALKMHYRTHTGERPFKCKICGRAFTTKGNLKTHYSVHRAMPPLRVQHSCPICQKKFTNAVVLQQHIRMHMGGQIPNTPVTENYPESMESDTGSFDDKNFDDIDNFSDENMEDCPDSSVPDTPKSADASQDSLSSSPLPLEMSSIAALENQMKMINAGLAEQLQASLKSVENGSVEGDVLTNDSSSVGGDMESQSAGSPAVSESTSSMQALSPSNSTNDYHKSPSIEDKPVRALPSEFANGLSPTPANSGALDLTSSNTDKMIKEESLSMLFPFRDRGKFKNTACDICGKTFACQSALDIHYRSHTKERPFICTVCNRGFSTKGNLKQHMLTHQMRDLPSQLFEPSSSIGPNQNSSVMPANSLSSLIKTEVNGFMHGSPQDSKETPSGLAAAGPLSSSATSPVLLPALPRRTPKQHYCNTCGKTFSSSSALQIHERTHTGSHGHSHVEQYSCKTRQTTFCRWPHDISRRQSYKVPRNVSERFGCTVREWRPLQLLEPVRSRALQWLGHEDQRDLRHPEWRHPTATGGPGQRGQLAHQRLDGKPGKAPEFRTQRTSSWSGENGKQ
- the LOC118157809 gene encoding sal-like protein 1 isoform X1, producing MSRRKQAKPQHFQSDPDLALLSQRNGDTEKGQANRTTKNKDAHVCGRCCAEFFELSDLLQHKKNCTKNQLVLIVNENPASPSETFPPSSPSDNPDEQMNDTVNNTDQVDCSDLSEHNKLDKEESMDVEASSINNSSSSSKSVNNSITSSNSSTMGTSAVTTSLPHIGDLTTLGNFSVINSNVIIENLQSTKVAVAQFSQEARCNGASNNKLAVPALMEQLLALQQQQIHQLQLIEQIRHQILLLASQNTDMPTSSSPSQGTLRTSANPLSTLSSHLSQQLAAAAGLAQSLASQSASISGVKQLPPIQLPQSNLGNTIIPSSSGSSPNINILAAAVTTPSSEKVASSIGGSQLSNPPVSASSSPAFAISSLLSPASNPLLPQPTPNNSVFSSPLSNIGTPAEDLNSLTALAQQRKSKPPNVTAFEAKSNSDEAFFKHKCRFCAKVFGSDSALQIHLRSHTGERPFKCNICGNRFSTKGNLKVHFQRHKEKYPHIQMNPYPVPEHLDNIPTSTGIPYGMSIPPEKPVTSWLDSKPVLSTLTTSVGLPLPPTIPSLTPFIKTEEPQPIPISHPSASPPCSVKSDSGTADPTSKISNGLSDEVEAGALPTSNGKTEENPQNASSVTNVSSSVSSPAADSGSSSVATFTNPLMPLMSEQFKAKFPFGGLLDSTPASETSKLQQLVENIDKKATDPNECIICHRVLSCQSALKMHYRTHTGERPFKCKICGRAFTTKGNLKTHYSVHRAMPPLRVQHSCPICQKKFTNAVVLQQHIRMHMGGQIPNTPVTENYPESMESDTGSFDDKNFDDIDNFSDENMEDCPDSSVPDTPKSADASQDSLSSSPLPLEMSSIAALENQMKMINAGLAEQLQASLKSVENGSVEGDVLTNDSSSVGGDMESQSAGSPAVSESTSSMQALSPSNSTNDYHKSPSIEDKPVRALPSEFANGLSPTPANSGALDLTSSNTDKMIKEESLSMLFPFRDRGKFKNTACDICGKTFACQSALDIHYRSHTKERPFICTVCNRGFSTKGNLKQHMLTHQMRDLPSQLFEPSSSIGPNQNSSVMPANSLSSLIKTEVNGFMHGSPQDSKETPSGLAAAGPLSSSATSPVLLPALPRRTPKQHYCNTCGKTFSSSSALQIHERTHTGEKPFACTICGRAFTTKGNLKVHMGTHMWNSTPARRGRRLSVDGPMTFLGGNPIKFPEMFQKDLAARSGNGDPSSFWNQYAAALSNGLAMKTNEISVIQNGGIPPPPGGLGNGGSSPISGLTGSLEKLPNSEPNAPLAGLEKMASNENGTNFRFTRFVEDNKEIVTN